Proteins encoded within one genomic window of Hermetia illucens chromosome 2, iHerIll2.2.curated.20191125, whole genome shotgun sequence:
- the LOC119648313 gene encoding uncharacterized protein LOC119648313 encodes MTSLKMIFFFLAFFILAEGAKYSYKQSKTRALLVPRGTTIKKFQQKPSNSFDGLSADRPPKISFDSKKSVKLFTPAINGALPEDLNRQKSVKQLFIPARN; translated from the exons ATGACTTCATTAAAGATG ATATTCTTCTTCcttgccttcttcatccttgcCGAAGGAGCTAAGTACAGCTATAAACAATCGAAAACACGAGCCTTGCTCGTTCCAAGAGGCACAACCATAAAGAAGTTCCAGCAGAAGCCATCGAATTCCTTTGATGGCTTATCAGCAGATAGACCGCCCAAAATCAGTTTTGATAGTAAGAAGTCGGTTAAACTATTCACACCAGCCATTAACGGAGCTCTGCCAGAAGATCTGAATAGACAGAAATCAGTTAAACAACTATTCATCCCTGCACGAAATTAA
- the LOC119649682 gene encoding uncharacterized protein LOC119649682 — MFKLIVLTTLCALAAAKPGLISPLWGGIHAPILAPGIIHDPLAIAAPLSLAPSPIIAAHSPIIAAPAPLISHAPIITAHAPLSAAIHHPLLIKK, encoded by the exons atgttcaaattg ATTGTTCTTACCACTTTGTGTGCACTTGCTGCTGCCAAGCCTGGGCTTATCTCACCACTTTGGGGAGGTATTCATGCTCCAATACTTGCTCCTGGCATCATCCATGATCCTTTGGCAATTGCTGCACCTTTGAGCCTAGCTCCATCCCCAATCATTGCTGCCCATTCACCAATTATTGCTGCCCCAGCTCCTCTCATCAGCCATGCTCCAATTATTACTGCTCATGCACCACTTTCAGCAGCTATCCACCATCCACTTTTGATTAAGAAATAA